A genomic stretch from Eptesicus fuscus isolate TK198812 chromosome 15, DD_ASM_mEF_20220401, whole genome shotgun sequence includes:
- the PRRT1B gene encoding proline rich transmembrane protein 1B, translating to MDAGVDTKGGAGPEGPEDPPRPELPQLPRRPQLLDEDGGPSEEAAGDGGSAPAPAVPPADSQAAATAAPPAQAQAQATGEGDARQGPKVAAGGVPNIGFVGEPPPYAPPDPKAVQLLYPPFPQGPVLFQPGPSPQALYPPPATPLYPAPAPPQLFAPFPMYNSPLAGVPAPAAGEHRPLPKDYMMESVLVTLFCCLLTGLLAIVYSHETRSALSRGDLAQAEEASRKARSLVLFSLLFGVFVSTSWVIYVLVALYLP from the exons GAGTGGACACAAAAGGGGGTGCTGGCCCTGAGGGCCCTGAGGACCCCCCGAGACCCGAGCTCCCGCAGCTCCCGCGCCGCCCGCAGCTCCTGGATGAAGACGGAGGGCCCAGTGAGGAAGCAGCCGGGGACGGGGGCAGCGCCCCAGCCCCGGCCGTCCCCCCGGCCgactcccaggccgcagccaccgcggcgccccccgcccaggcccaggcccaggccaccggcgaGGGTGATGCGAGGCAGGGGCCCAAGGTGGCAGCCGGCGGCGTCCCCAACATCGGCTTCGTGGGCGAGCCCCCGCCCTATGCACCGCCCGACCCCAAGGCCGTGCAGCTGCTGTACCCGCCCTTCCCCCAGGGGCCGGTCCTCTTCCAGCCTGGACCCTCGCCCCAGGCCTTGTACCCGCCGCCCGCCACGCCGCTCTACCCTGCGCCCGCCCCCCCACAGCTGTTCGCGCCCTTCCCCATG TACAACAGCCCCCTGGCCGGCGTGCCCGCGCCCGCCGCGGGGGAGCACAGGCCCCTGCCCAAGGACTACATGATGGAGTCCGTGCTGGTGACCCTCTTCTGCTGCCTGCTCACCGGGCTCCTCGCCATCGTCTACTCCCACGAG ACGCGCTCGGCCCTGAGCCGGGGAGACCTGGCCCAGGCGGAGGAGGCCTCCCGCAAGGCCCGCTCCCTCGTGCTGTTCAGCCTGCTCTTCGGGGTCTTCGTGTCCACCAGCTGGGTCATCTACGTGCTGGTGGCCCTCTACCTCCCGTGA